From a region of the Pectobacterium aquaticum genome:
- the abiEi gene encoding type IV toxin-antitoxin system AbiEi family antitoxin — MAKSDELLNALAKAVNAGGGIHSVTELAFMQGVPCDSAFRKFLADCVKKGLLRRVVKGFYESVITPPEPETAIYKIIKKLRSGVLSYISLESQLSHTGDISQVVMGRVTVVTKGRSGCFDTPYGVIEFTHTKKPVEQIAPNLYYDPDIKMYRAYKEQAIADLKHCQRNLHMLES, encoded by the coding sequence ATGGCTAAATCTGATGAGCTATTAAACGCGTTGGCCAAAGCAGTGAACGCCGGCGGCGGCATTCACAGTGTAACAGAGCTGGCTTTTATGCAGGGTGTGCCTTGTGACTCAGCCTTTAGAAAATTCCTGGCAGATTGCGTAAAGAAGGGGTTGCTAAGACGAGTGGTGAAAGGCTTCTATGAAAGTGTTATTACACCACCTGAGCCTGAGACTGCCATTTATAAAATCATCAAAAAGTTGCGCAGCGGCGTATTGAGCTACATCAGCTTAGAAAGTCAGCTCAGTCATACCGGTGATATTTCACAAGTTGTGATGGGTAGAGTCACTGTGGTGACTAAAGGTCGAAGTGGTTGTTTTGATACGCCTTATGGCGTGATCGAGTTTACCCATACTAAAAAGCCAGTCGAGCAAATTGCACCTAATTTGTATTATGACCCCGACATCAAAATGTATCGCGCATACAAGGAACAAGCGATTGCAGATCTAAAACACTGCCAGCGCAATCTACATATGTTGGAGAGCTAA
- the dinD gene encoding DNA damage-inducible protein D: MNEHHQPFEDLRQYSSEGQEYWSARDLAPLLDYRDWRNFQNVLSRAAQACEVSNQEVSDHFVETTKMVVLGSGAQRELEDIHLSRYACYLVVQNGDPSKPVIATGQTYFAIQTRRQELADDETFKRLREDEKRLFLRNELKEHNKQLVEAAQQAGVETTLDFAIFQNHGYQGLYGGLDQKAIHQRKGLKKSQKILDHMGSTELAANLFRATQAEEKLRRDNVKSKQKANETHFEVGRKVRQTIKELGGTMPENLPAPEKSIKQLESAAKKLDKK, from the coding sequence ATGAACGAGCACCATCAACCATTTGAGGATTTACGGCAATATAGCAGCGAAGGGCAGGAATATTGGTCAGCAAGAGATTTAGCACCATTGCTTGATTATCGGGACTGGAGAAATTTTCAAAACGTTCTATCACGTGCCGCTCAAGCATGTGAAGTTAGTAACCAAGAGGTTTCAGACCATTTCGTTGAGACCACCAAAATGGTTGTGCTTGGATCGGGAGCTCAACGAGAACTGGAAGACATTCATTTGTCCCGGTATGCATGCTACCTAGTTGTACAGAATGGTGATCCTAGTAAACCCGTCATAGCAACAGGGCAAACATACTTTGCAATACAGACAAGGCGGCAGGAACTAGCTGACGATGAGACATTCAAGCGACTCCGCGAAGATGAAAAACGACTTTTTCTCAGGAACGAACTGAAAGAGCACAATAAACAATTGGTCGAAGCAGCACAGCAAGCGGGTGTTGAAACCACTCTGGATTTTGCAATATTTCAAAATCATGGGTATCAAGGGCTGTACGGCGGATTAGACCAAAAGGCCATACATCAACGGAAAGGACTCAAGAAAAGCCAAAAAATACTCGACCACATGGGTTCAACTGAATTAGCAGCCAACCTATTCCGAGCAACCCAGGCTGAAGAGAAACTCCGCAGGGATAATGTTAAATCGAAGCAAAAAGCCAATGAAACTCACTTTGAAGTGGGAAGGAAAGTAAGACAAACAATCAAGGAACTGGGCGGGACTATGCCAGAGAATCTACCTGCGCCAGAAAAAAGCATCAAACAGCTAGAGTCTGCCGCAAAAAAACTGGATAAAAAATAG
- a CDS encoding nucleotidyl transferase AbiEii/AbiGii toxin family protein produces MLKQQIRQIVQSNPDYAAVTPVIEKEILHHDIMDVLIKQGVMQRLTFIGGTSLRMCYNSSRLSEDLDFNGGHDFQPSAFEGLESEIQTYIQNKYETEVWVNKPSGEQQGDTVSWKISIVKEANRPDLPRQKMHIDVCAIPSFDIEKRPLINHYNIVVPTEGILVPVQSLQETLADKLIALAYRARRIKPRDIWDIVWIKQRGIDLSKTLVEKKLTARQKQTEDFRQALSIQLAKLMSEDEVRDDFNMEMSRFISKQIKERTLDNPAYWAYVQGEVHAIASELLNDGTPKNPFDMG; encoded by the coding sequence ATGCTGAAGCAACAAATTCGCCAAATTGTCCAGTCAAACCCTGACTATGCCGCAGTGACACCCGTCATAGAAAAAGAGATCTTGCATCATGACATTATGGATGTGCTGATCAAACAGGGCGTCATGCAGCGGTTAACGTTTATTGGCGGCACCTCATTACGAATGTGTTACAACAGCAGCAGGCTATCAGAAGATCTTGATTTCAATGGTGGTCATGATTTCCAGCCCTCAGCGTTTGAGGGGCTGGAGTCCGAAATCCAAACCTATATTCAGAACAAGTATGAAACCGAAGTTTGGGTAAACAAACCTTCTGGCGAGCAGCAAGGGGATACTGTTTCTTGGAAAATTAGTATCGTAAAAGAAGCTAATCGTCCTGATTTGCCACGGCAAAAAATGCATATTGACGTCTGTGCTATTCCGTCATTTGATATTGAAAAACGCCCACTAATCAATCATTACAACATCGTTGTACCGACTGAAGGGATCTTGGTTCCGGTACAGTCGTTACAAGAAACATTGGCCGATAAGTTGATCGCGTTAGCGTATCGGGCAAGACGTATTAAACCTCGTGATATCTGGGATATTGTTTGGATTAAGCAGCGCGGTATTGATTTATCCAAGACACTGGTTGAAAAGAAGCTCACCGCCAGACAGAAGCAAACAGAAGACTTTCGACAGGCGCTGTCTATTCAGTTAGCCAAGCTAATGTCGGAAGATGAAGTCCGTGACGACTTCAATATGGAAATGAGCCGTTTTATCTCTAAGCAAATTAAAGAGAGAACCCTCGATAACCCTGCATATTGGGCTTATGTTCAGGGCGAGGTACATGCCATCGCGTCTGAGTTACTGAATGACGGAACACCAAAAAATCCATTTGATATGGGTTAG